A genome region from Pseudomonas sp. N3-W includes the following:
- a CDS encoding FecR domain-containing protein, with protein sequence MSLPRPDETVVDEAAQWMALLQSGDVSAQERAAFEAWQAADPRHRQVIEQMSGGLNVLRSNALRGLPSQSLLHSLNAPSSRRRFVSGSLSVLGLAVVAGLLGRRYGVWPESGELYTGTGERRDFTLEDGSALTLNARSRVINRFDARQRLLELRDGELLVDVAKDPTRPFVVETEHGRMRALGTRFLVQRGEDSTRLVMVHSQVEVVTRGGARQVVEAGESLLFDESNILALERTQGHESAWTQGRLEVRDRPLSEVIDSLRGYRRGIIRLSPDVADLRLSGIYPLDDSDRTLQLLAHSLPIQVIYHSAYWVGIEAR encoded by the coding sequence ATGAGCCTGCCTCGGCCGGATGAGACGGTGGTCGACGAAGCCGCGCAGTGGATGGCGCTATTGCAATCGGGCGATGTCAGCGCGCAGGAGCGTGCGGCATTCGAAGCGTGGCAGGCGGCGGACCCCAGGCACCGGCAAGTGATCGAACAGATGAGTGGCGGCTTGAACGTGTTGCGCAGCAACGCCTTGCGCGGCCTGCCCAGCCAAAGCCTGCTGCACAGCCTGAATGCGCCGTCGAGTCGCCGGCGTTTTGTCAGTGGCAGTTTGAGTGTGCTGGGGCTGGCGGTGGTGGCGGGTTTGTTGGGGCGCCGTTATGGCGTGTGGCCTGAAAGTGGCGAGCTGTACACCGGCACTGGCGAGCGTCGGGATTTCACGCTGGAGGATGGCAGTGCGCTGACCCTCAATGCCCGCAGCCGGGTGATCAACCGCTTCGATGCACGTCAGCGATTGCTGGAATTGCGCGACGGCGAATTGCTAGTGGACGTGGCCAAAGACCCGACGCGCCCCTTTGTGGTGGAGACCGAGCACGGTCGAATGCGCGCCCTGGGCACCCGATTTCTGGTGCAGCGTGGCGAGGACTCGACGCGGCTGGTGATGGTGCATTCCCAGGTCGAAGTGGTGACACGCGGCGGTGCACGGCAAGTGGTGGAGGCGGGCGAGAGCCTGCTGTTCGACGAAAGCAACATCCTTGCCCTGGAACGCACCCAGGGTCATGAAAGTGCTTGGACCCAAGGCCGGCTAGAAGTCCGTGATCGGCCATTGAGCGAGGTCATCGACAGTTTGCGCGGTTATCGACGAGGCATCATTCGGCTGAGCCCGGATGTCGCGGATTTGCGTTTGAGTGGCATTTATCCGCTGGACGACAGTGACCGCACCTTACAGTTGCTGGCGCATTCGTTGCCGATACAGGTGATTTACCACAGCGCGTATTGGGTCGGTATCGAGGCGCGCTAA
- a CDS encoding sigma-70 family RNA polymerase sigma factor yields the protein MGANQNPHYQLIGQMFQKDYHWLCSSVSRTLGCPHSAQDIASETFLRVLALPDPLAIREPRALLTTIARRLVYEGWRRQDLERAYLESLALAPALVHPSPEDRALVIEALLAVDRLLNGLSAKAKAAFLYHQLDGLTYSEIGERLGVSTSRVQQYMADAFKRCYQAVALP from the coding sequence ATGGGTGCGAATCAGAACCCGCATTACCAACTGATCGGGCAGATGTTCCAAAAGGACTATCACTGGCTGTGCAGCTCCGTCAGCCGCACGCTGGGTTGCCCCCACAGTGCGCAAGACATTGCCTCGGAAACGTTTTTGCGGGTGCTCGCATTGCCCGATCCGCTGGCCATTCGCGAACCCCGGGCCTTGCTCACCACCATCGCCCGGCGTCTGGTGTACGAAGGTTGGCGGCGGCAGGATCTGGAGCGCGCTTACCTGGAGAGCCTGGCCCTGGCACCGGCGCTGGTGCATCCGTCCCCGGAGGATCGTGCGTTGGTGATCGAGGCGCTGCTGGCGGTGGACCGGCTGCTCAATGGCTTGTCGGCCAAGGCCAAGGCAGCCTTTCTCTATCATCAGCTCGACGGCCTGACGTACAGCGAAATCGGCGAACGCCTCGGGGTATCGACCAGTCGTGTGCAGCAATACATGGCCGATGCCTTCAAACGTTGCTATCAGGCGGTGGCCCTGCCATGA
- a CDS encoding hydrogenase maturation protein produces the protein MRSLKIIVLASAFNGLTQRAWLELCQAGHAPSVVLFTNEDAVCEQIEHSGADLVICPFLKDRVPQQLWSNRQRPVVIIHPGIVGDRGASALDWAVTNELERWGVTALQAVEEMDAGPVWATCEFNLPQGLRKSELYNGRVSDAAMRCIREVVEKFIAGAAPVPLDYNLPTVRGRLQPNMTQADRTFSWHDCARFIKRCIDAADGQPGVLASLAGGQYYVYDAHLDTRSGMPGQILAVHDDAVLVAVGDRSLWIGSLRRKPLPGEETFKRPARHVLGDQLREVPVLDWSIASQPFNVEAYQPIRYRESGLVGELTFEFYNGAMSTEQCQRLVQALQWAKARDTQVLLIKGGRGSFSNGVHLNVIQAAAVPGLEAWANIQAIDDVCQELLEARQLVVCGLTGSAGAGGVMLGLAADIVLAREGIVLNPHYRTMGLYGSEYWTYSLPRAVGQAMAEKLTEDCLPVSTRQALHMGMVQEIGPRCPDEFSLWLLQRANGVLSDPAYAAVRERKLLRDDQLMQHCRNAELQAMEQDMVHNRKQFAEKCRNFVFKRKACGTPQRLVADWARVQEVDLAV, from the coding sequence ATGCGTTCACTGAAAATCATTGTGCTGGCATCGGCGTTCAACGGCCTGACCCAACGAGCCTGGCTGGAATTGTGTCAAGCCGGACACGCTCCCAGCGTGGTGCTGTTCACCAACGAAGACGCCGTGTGCGAGCAGATCGAACACAGCGGCGCCGACCTGGTGATCTGCCCGTTCCTCAAGGACCGCGTGCCGCAGCAATTGTGGAGCAACCGCCAGCGCCCGGTGGTGATCATCCATCCGGGCATCGTCGGCGACCGTGGCGCCAGCGCCCTCGACTGGGCAGTCACCAACGAGTTGGAGCGCTGGGGCGTCACCGCGCTGCAAGCCGTCGAAGAAATGGACGCCGGTCCGGTCTGGGCCACCTGCGAATTCAACCTGCCACAAGGCCTGCGCAAATCCGAGCTGTACAACGGCCGGGTGAGCGATGCGGCGATGCGTTGCATTCGCGAAGTGGTGGAAAAATTCATCGCAGGTGCAGCGCCGGTGCCGCTGGACTACAACCTGCCCACGGTGCGGGGGCGCTTGCAGCCCAACATGACCCAGGCCGACCGCACCTTCAGCTGGCACGATTGCGCCCGCTTCATCAAACGCTGCATCGACGCCGCCGACGGCCAGCCCGGCGTGCTGGCAAGTCTGGCCGGGGGTCAGTACTACGTGTATGACGCGCATCTGGATACGCGCAGCGGCATGCCGGGGCAGATTCTGGCGGTGCACGATGATGCGGTGCTGGTGGCTGTTGGTGATCGCAGTCTGTGGATCGGCTCGTTGCGGCGCAAACCACTGCCTGGCGAAGAAACCTTCAAGCGCCCGGCGCGCCATGTGCTGGGCGATCAACTGCGCGAAGTGCCGGTGCTCGACTGGTCAATCGCCTCACAGCCGTTCAACGTCGAGGCGTATCAACCGATCCGCTATCGCGAGTCCGGACTGGTCGGCGAACTGACCTTCGAATTCTACAACGGCGCCATGAGCACCGAGCAGTGCCAGCGGCTGGTGCAGGCGCTGCAATGGGCCAAGGCGCGGGACACACAGGTGCTGCTGATCAAGGGCGGACGCGGCAGTTTTTCCAACGGCGTGCACCTCAATGTGATTCAGGCGGCCGCCGTTCCAGGGCTTGAAGCCTGGGCCAATATCCAGGCCATCGACGACGTCTGCCAGGAACTGCTTGAGGCTCGGCAACTGGTGGTTTGCGGCCTGACCGGCAGCGCCGGGGCCGGTGGCGTGATGCTGGGGCTGGCCGCCGACATTGTCTTGGCCCGCGAGGGCATCGTGCTCAATCCGCACTACAGGACCATGGGTCTGTACGGCTCCGAATACTGGACCTACAGCCTGCCCCGTGCAGTGGGTCAGGCGATGGCGGAAAAACTCACCGAAGACTGCCTGCCCGTCAGCACCCGCCAGGCGTTGCACATGGGCATGGTCCAGGAGATCGGGCCGCGCTGCCCGGACGAGTTCAGTCTGTGGTTGTTGCAGCGGGCCAATGGTGTGCTGAGTGATCCGGCCTATGCGGCGGTGCGCGAACGCAAGCTGCTGCGGGATGATCAGTTGATGCAGCACTGCCGCAATGCGGAGTTGCAAGCGATGGAACAGGACATGGTCCACAACCGCAAACAGTTCGCCGAGAAGTGCCGCAATTTCGTGTTCAAGCGCAAGGCATGCGGGACGCCACAGCGGCTGGTGGCGGATTGGGCGCGGGTTCAAGAGGTTGATCTGGCGGTCTGA
- a CDS encoding MGH1-like glycoside hydrolase domain-containing protein, whose translation MTAKPVANILQTSEGQRLAGSEAQGWREWGPYLSERQWGTVREDYSSDGDAWRYFPHDDARSRAYRWGEDGLAGFSDKAQHWCLGLGLWNGHDPILKERLFGLNNGEGNHGEDVKELYFFTDGVPSHAYMRMLYKYPQAPFPYADLLAENARRGLADTEYEILDTGVFDDNRYFDVTVEYAKHTADDIFMRITVHNRADQPARLHVLPQLWARNTWSWAADEDKPNLMLDVDQVWASHPRVADRQASAWGEASCEWLFCENQSNFPKLDGVPASGPFKDGINDFLVDGVSDAIRRDSGTKVAAHFDLSFEAGQTRSVFLRFAPAGSPQVSARTLFELRRSEADQFYAALQQGISDADARNVQRQALAGLLWSKQLYYYDVNQWLDGDPTQPAPPPLRANKRNSHWRHLSNFDIVSMPDTWEYPWYASWDLGFQAVAFALIDPAFAKHQLLLLVKDRFMHPNGQLPAYEWRFDDANPPVHAWACWRVYQQDKALTGTGDLDFLERIFHKLLLNFSWWVNRKDAEGRNLFQGGFLGLDNIALFDRSAAMPPGYALDQADGTAWVAAYALDLMRIALELAKRNAVYVDIAVKFFEHFLYIAGAINKIDSDAEGLWDEKDQFFYDVLHRPDGVNEPLRLRSIVGLMPLFAVQVLEQHEHEGLPGLRERLLGFMAHRPDLAALVSRWTEPGEGNRMLLALLRGERTKNLLERMLDESEFLSPFGIRSLSKAFAEQPFGMQINGSLLCAHYEPGDSESRLYGGNSNWRGPVWMPINYMLIEALREFHRYYDQNFSVEYPTGSGFLASLEEVADSLGQRLTRLFLRDEEGNRPSMAAYPQLQADPYSRDLVLFHEYFHGETGRGLGASHQTGWTALVALLLQP comes from the coding sequence ATGACTGCAAAACCCGTCGCGAACATCCTCCAGACCTCAGAAGGCCAGCGCCTGGCCGGCAGCGAGGCCCAAGGCTGGCGTGAGTGGGGCCCGTACCTGAGCGAGCGCCAGTGGGGCACAGTGCGCGAGGACTACAGCAGCGATGGCGACGCCTGGCGCTATTTTCCCCATGACGACGCCCGCAGCCGCGCCTACCGCTGGGGCGAGGACGGGCTGGCGGGTTTCTCCGACAAGGCCCAGCACTGGTGCCTGGGACTGGGCTTGTGGAACGGCCACGACCCGATTCTCAAGGAGCGCCTGTTCGGCCTGAACAACGGCGAAGGCAATCACGGCGAAGACGTCAAGGAGCTGTATTTCTTCACCGATGGCGTGCCGAGTCACGCCTACATGCGCATGCTCTACAAATACCCGCAGGCCCCCTTTCCCTACGCTGACTTGCTCGCCGAAAACGCCCGTCGCGGCCTGGCCGATACCGAGTACGAAATCCTCGATACCGGGGTGTTCGACGACAACCGTTACTTCGACGTGACCGTGGAATACGCCAAGCACACGGCAGACGACATCTTCATGCGCATCACCGTGCACAACCGTGCCGATCAACCGGCGCGTCTGCATGTGCTGCCGCAACTATGGGCGCGCAACACCTGGAGCTGGGCGGCCGACGAAGACAAGCCAAACCTGATGCTGGACGTCGATCAGGTGTGGGCCTCGCACCCGCGGGTGGCGGACCGACAGGCCAGCGCCTGGGGGGAAGCCAGCTGCGAATGGCTGTTCTGCGAAAACCAGAGCAACTTCCCCAAACTCGATGGCGTGCCGGCCAGCGGCCCATTCAAGGACGGGATCAATGACTTTCTGGTCGATGGCGTCAGCGACGCCATTCGCCGTGACAGCGGAACCAAGGTCGCGGCGCATTTCGACCTGAGCTTCGAAGCCGGACAAACCCGCAGCGTGTTCCTTCGCTTCGCCCCGGCCGGCAGCCCGCAGGTGAGTGCGCGCACGCTGTTCGAACTGCGGCGCAGCGAGGCCGATCAATTCTACGCGGCGCTGCAACAGGGGATTTCTGACGCCGATGCGCGAAATGTGCAGCGCCAGGCCCTGGCCGGTTTGCTGTGGTCCAAACAGCTGTACTACTACGACGTCAATCAGTGGCTCGACGGCGACCCGACGCAACCGGCACCGCCGCCGCTGCGGGCAAACAAGCGCAACAGCCACTGGCGGCACCTGTCGAATTTCGACATCGTGTCGATGCCCGACACCTGGGAGTACCCGTGGTACGCCTCGTGGGACCTGGGTTTTCAGGCGGTGGCGTTTGCACTGATCGACCCGGCGTTCGCCAAGCATCAATTGCTGTTGCTGGTCAAAGACCGGTTCATGCACCCCAACGGCCAGTTGCCGGCCTATGAATGGCGCTTCGACGATGCCAATCCGCCGGTGCATGCCTGGGCGTGCTGGCGGGTGTATCAGCAGGACAAGGCGCTGACCGGGACCGGGGACCTGGACTTCCTGGAACGGATCTTCCACAAGTTGCTGTTGAATTTTTCCTGGTGGGTCAACCGCAAGGACGCCGAGGGCCGCAACCTGTTCCAGGGCGGTTTTCTGGGGCTGGACAACATCGCGCTGTTCGACCGCTCGGCCGCCATGCCGCCGGGCTATGCACTCGATCAGGCGGACGGCACGGCGTGGGTGGCGGCCTATGCGCTGGACCTGATGCGCATCGCCCTGGAACTGGCCAAGCGTAATGCGGTGTACGTGGACATTGCGGTGAAGTTTTTCGAACACTTTCTGTACATAGCCGGGGCGATCAACAAAATCGACTCCGACGCCGAAGGGCTGTGGGACGAAAAGGATCAGTTTTTCTACGACGTGCTGCACCGCCCCGACGGCGTCAACGAGCCACTGCGGCTGCGTTCGATTGTCGGCTTGATGCCGTTGTTCGCCGTGCAGGTGCTGGAGCAACACGAACACGAGGGCCTGCCCGGATTGCGTGAACGGCTGCTCGGTTTCATGGCGCACCGGCCTGATCTGGCAGCGCTGGTGTCACGCTGGACCGAACCCGGGGAGGGCAACCGCATGCTGCTGGCGCTGTTGCGCGGTGAACGGACCAAGAACCTGCTCGAACGCATGCTCGACGAGAGCGAATTTCTCTCGCCATTCGGTATTCGCTCGTTGTCCAAAGCCTTTGCCGAGCAACCCTTCGGCATGCAGATCAACGGCAGCCTGCTCTGCGCGCATTACGAGCCGGGGGACTCGGAGTCGCGGCTGTACGGTGGCAATTCCAACTGGCGCGGGCCGGTGTGGATGCCGATCAATTACATGCTGATCGAGGCGCTGCGCGAGTTTCATCGTTACTACGATCAGAATTTCTCTGTGGAGTACCCGACGGGGTCAGGATTTCTGGCGTCGCTGGAAGAGGTGGCGGACAGTCTGGGCCAGCGGCTGACCCGGCTGTTTCTGCGTGATGAAGAGGGTAATCGACCGTCGATGGCGGCGTACCCGCAGTTACAGGCCGATCCGTACAGCCGCGATCTGGTGTTGTTCCATGAGTACTTTCACGGCGAGACCGGGCGCGGGTTGGGGGCCAGTCACCAGACCGGGTGGACGGCGCTGGTGGCGTTGTTATTACAACCCTGA
- a CDS encoding SRPBCC family protein, giving the protein MRQTTAAFRARYRADIHQRYNPWLHGSFVLLFGLLAIGGFWQTVHQVQPLEWLAVPVSLLLFNLGVYVVHRHLGHHKKSYARMFYARHAGDHHSFFAPGYMTYDSARDFRVILFPAWLIVLHTLVITLPLWWLVARVNVNVAGLFGGCMVLGYLMYEVFHACEHLPPGNPVSRLPWIRHMRRLHELHHRRELMQERNFNIVFPLMDYLFGTLYWEPETPPLTLTRMPMTRLQHQIDIAGNPIAVLAYASTVTCWPQWHPSSLKVDGQGGPLHAGSRFEEDIRAGGRAGHLSWEVEEYLPGRRWIARARGDHGLSLVVTYECEACDSGTRFVRTLDYQFASLGMRIANQLLLKRRIDQESADSLRALREMAQKHLMTMTWGQSDTDYPA; this is encoded by the coding sequence GTGAGGCAGACCACAGCAGCTTTCCGCGCGCGTTATCGGGCCGATATCCATCAGCGCTACAACCCGTGGCTGCACGGCAGTTTTGTGCTGCTGTTCGGCCTGCTGGCCATTGGCGGGTTCTGGCAGACCGTGCACCAGGTGCAACCGCTGGAATGGCTGGCGGTGCCGGTGAGCCTGTTGCTGTTCAATCTGGGTGTGTACGTGGTGCACCGGCATCTGGGCCATCACAAAAAAAGTTACGCGCGAATGTTCTACGCCCGGCATGCCGGCGACCATCACAGCTTCTTCGCCCCCGGCTACATGACCTACGACAGCGCCCGGGATTTTCGAGTGATCCTGTTTCCGGCGTGGCTGATCGTCCTGCATACGCTGGTGATCACCCTGCCCCTCTGGTGGCTGGTTGCCCGCGTCAATGTCAACGTCGCCGGCTTGTTCGGCGGCTGCATGGTCCTGGGTTATCTGATGTACGAGGTGTTTCACGCCTGCGAGCATCTGCCGCCCGGCAACCCGGTGTCGCGGCTGCCGTGGATTCGCCACATGCGTCGCCTGCACGAACTGCATCACCGCCGCGAACTGATGCAGGAGCGCAACTTCAATATCGTGTTTCCGCTGATGGACTACCTGTTCGGCACCCTGTACTGGGAGCCGGAAACGCCGCCCCTCACTCTGACGAGAATGCCCATGACCCGTCTGCAGCATCAGATCGACATCGCCGGTAATCCGATCGCCGTGCTCGCCTACGCCAGCACGGTGACCTGCTGGCCGCAGTGGCACCCTTCATCACTCAAGGTCGATGGCCAGGGTGGGCCGCTGCATGCCGGCTCACGGTTCGAAGAAGACATTCGCGCCGGGGGGCGCGCCGGGCACCTGAGCTGGGAGGTCGAGGAGTACTTGCCGGGGCGCCGCTGGATCGCCCGGGCGCGGGGCGATCACGGACTGTCGCTGGTGGTCACCTACGAGTGCGAAGCGTGCGACAGCGGCACGCGGTTTGTCCGCACGCTGGACTATCAGTTCGCCAGCCTGGGAATGCGCATTGCCAATCAGCTGCTGCTCAAGCGACGAATCGATCAGGAGTCGGCCGATTCGCTGCGGGCGTTGCGGGAGATGGCGCAAAAACATCTGATGACGATGACTTGGGGACAGTCCGATACCGATTATCCAGCATGA